GCCGCCGTGCGTACAGAAACAGGCGAAGATTTCGAGTTTCGTTTGGGTGTGATGGTTGAGACGCCGCGAGCAGCTCTGAGAGCAGAAGAAATCGCCCCATATGTTTCCTTTCTAAGTTTTGGAACAAACGATCTTACTCAAATGACTTATGGATTGTCGCGAGATGATGCCGGGCGATTTATGTCTACTTACGTTCAGCAGGGAGTTTATCCAGAAGATCCGTTCCACACGTTGGATATTGAAGGTGTCGGTGAGCTTCTCGAAATTGGAGCGACAAGAGGACGTAAAGCCGAGCCTGACCTTGTTCTTTCTATTTGCGGGGAACACGGGGGAAACCCTGAATCGATTGCTTTTTGTAGAAACGCGGGCTTCAATTATGTTTCTTGTTCACCGTTTCGCGTGCCTGTGGCTCGATTGGCTGCAGCGCAGCTCGCGTTGCGGGACAAGATAGGGTAGGCACTTCCCACTCAAACGCTAAATGACTGGTTGGTTTTTGTGATCGGCGTAAATCCGCAACATCACGATGCCACGCGTGAGCCAGTGAACTTGCGTCATTGTTGCAAACCGCTTAAAAATCGGCCGGTCTTTCATGAGACCATGATATTATTAGGAGGCCTGCGGATGCTGAGGCTTGTCTGTGCTATTGCTCTGGGTGCCGTTTTAGGTCTCCCTGCTGCGGCTGATGTTTCTATTAAGCGCTTGTTTGATAGAGAGCAAAAATCACTTAATGCTATTCCTCAAGATCGTTTGGCAACTCTTCTAGAAAGATCAAACGAAGCCAAAGCCTCCTACGGAGGAGTTAATTATACTCACGAGTGGCTCTCCAATCAGCCTCGGGCAAGTGGTGGCAAAGAATGGCGTTGCCTTGCAGAAGCACTGTATTTTGAGGCGCGTGGTGAGAGTGTGAAAGGGCAGTTTGCCGTTGCCGAAGTTATCATGAACCGTGTGAAAAGCGCTCGATATCCTGATACTATTTGTGGGGTGGTTCACCAAGGAACAGGACGAAAATATGCTTGTCAGTTCACTTACACGTGTGATGGCAATGCAGAAATCATTTCAGAGCCAAAGGCTTTTGAGCGCGTAGGAAAAATTGCCAAAGTGATGGCAAAGGGGGCAGAGCGCCCCTTAACGAAGGGTGCTACGCACTATCACACGAAGTCAGTCAATCCACGTTGGGCTAGTAAATTCCCTCGGACCGCAACGATTGGGTATCATCATTTTTACAAGCAGCCCAAACGCATTTCCAGCAACTGACGCGATGCTAAGCGGTTATGTGTGTTCGCTTGGGGTTTACCTGACGTCTGTGCAGTGTATAGGCGGGACAAGCCTAATTTGGGGAGCCCAGCACTGTGAGTAGCGAAATAGCACAAGCTTTTGATCATCCTGACGCGCGGTCGCGGGCGACTTTGCTCGATTCGCCTTTGGACCGTATTTCGCTACGAGATCATATTGTTGATGTCGAAATCGGCGCGTTCCAAGCCGAGCGTGGAACGACGCAGCGAATTAGCTTTAATGTCGTGGTTGAGGTTTTGCCAACAAGTGATGATGTTGACGATGATGTCGATAAGATACTGTCTTATGACAAGGTCACTGAAGCGATCACAATTGCGCTTAGAGAAGAACGCCTAAATCTTCTTGAAACCTTAGCGGACCGTGTCGCCGAGCGTATTCTATGGGAACCTCAAGCACAGCGCACTTTTGTACGAATTGAGAAACTCGATCGTGGTTCTGGAGCGCTCGGTGTTGAAATCGTACGCTCAAAGTCCAAGCAGAATGTTGTTTGCTCAGAAGAGACAATTGTAAGACCGACAGTTATTTTTCTGACCAATGAGGCAATTGAATCTGCTCATTTGAAAGGGTGGATTGATCAACTTGAAGCAACTCCTACGCCCACTCTCATTTGTGTTGGTGCGCCTCAAGTTGCTACACCAAAAGCCCAAGCAGCTTTGGCGCAGCGTAGGATAGAACTGTTGGCGATCGAGCAGAATGCGTGGGTCTTAGCAGCCAATGAAACACGTTGTGTCGTTGTGGAGACAAGAACAGAACTTGATTGGGCTATGAAAAACGCTCAAGTGAGTGTTTGGGCTCCATCAAAGATTGTCCTTGATGCGGTAGACGGGCCCTCAAGCGATGTGAATGATGCTCTCGATCTTGCGCTGTGGTTTGCGCAAGAAATGGAAGCCGAGCGTTTTATTGCCGTTGGTGAAATTGTGAACCCTGTGAATTCTTCTATGAAAGTTGACTTGCGAAAAGTGACCGAAGTCGAGCTGTAAGCCTAGATCGAGTTAGTGGGTTTGTGTAGAGATAGAAAATGAGCATATACTATTATCGGCCATTGGTTCAAACAGGCTCTGAACGGCCTCAAGGCGCTTTGCCTCTTGCTGGTGGTATCTGTTGGTTTACGACTGTCGAATTGCTTGAACGGAACAAGCCGTCCGTTTTTGTTCCAGCATCGAGGCTACCAGATGACGTATTGAAGAGACTTACGGCAGCGCGGAAAGAAATTTGTGGGCTAACATTTGAAACCCCGAGGCTCATGGGAATTTTGAACGTAACGCCAGATAGTTTCAGCGATGGTGGGCGCTTCAATGGCGCTGCAATGTCTCTTTTGCATGCGAAAGATATGGTCGAAGCGGGTGCTGACATCATTGATGTTGGTGGCGAAAGTACTCGACCTGGTGCGGTAGAGGTTCCAAGAGAAGCTGAAATCGCGCGGACTGCGCCTGTGATCCAGGCACTCAGAGGTATTTTGGATGTGCCGATCTCCATCGACACACGCAAGGCAGCAGTTGCTGAGGCGGCCTATGATGCCGGTGCAAACATGGTGAATGACGTGTCTGGCTTTACGTTTGACTCCGCACTCGGTCCTTTTTGCGCATCAAACGATCTGCCAGTTTTTGTGATGCATTCGCAAGGTGAGCCTGAGACGATGCAAAACAACCCTATTTATGAAAATGTAATTTTCGATGTGTATGATTTTCT
This genomic window from Lentibacter algarum contains:
- a CDS encoding dihydroneopterin aldolase gives rise to the protein MSSEIAQAFDHPDARSRATLLDSPLDRISLRDHIVDVEIGAFQAERGTTQRISFNVVVEVLPTSDDVDDDVDKILSYDKVTEAITIALREERLNLLETLADRVAERILWEPQAQRTFVRIEKLDRGSGALGVEIVRSKSKQNVVCSEETIVRPTVIFLTNEAIESAHLKGWIDQLEATPTPTLICVGAPQVATPKAQAALAQRRIELLAIEQNAWVLAANETRCVVVETRTELDWAMKNAQVSVWAPSKIVLDAVDGPSSDVNDALDLALWFAQEMEAERFIAVGEIVNPVNSSMKVDLRKVTEVEL
- a CDS encoding cell wall hydrolase — its product is MLRLVCAIALGAVLGLPAAADVSIKRLFDREQKSLNAIPQDRLATLLERSNEAKASYGGVNYTHEWLSNQPRASGGKEWRCLAEALYFEARGESVKGQFAVAEVIMNRVKSARYPDTICGVVHQGTGRKYACQFTYTCDGNAEIISEPKAFERVGKIAKVMAKGAERPLTKGATHYHTKSVNPRWASKFPRTATIGYHHFYKQPKRISSN
- the folP gene encoding dihydropteroate synthase codes for the protein MYYYRPLVQTGSERPQGALPLAGGICWFTTVELLERNKPSVFVPASRLPDDVLKRLTAARKEICGLTFETPRLMGILNVTPDSFSDGGRFNGAAMSLLHAKDMVEAGADIIDVGGESTRPGAVEVPREAEIARTAPVIQALRGILDVPISIDTRKAAVAEAAYDAGANMVNDVSGFTFDSALGPFCASNDLPVFVMHSQGEPETMQNNPIYENVIFDVYDFLEARVDALVAAGIARERIVIDPGIGFGKKIEHNLSLMSNLSIFHGLGCAILLGVSRKGFIRTIGGGEEPSARMPGSVALALAGVSQGVQLLRVHDVFETKQALQLWLAVIKGNLR